TCCTGAAAATCAGGAATTCGTTGTCTCTGACACGATTGGATTCATAAACAATTTACCTCATAATCTGATCGAGTCATTTAATTCTACTCTTCTCGATGTTCAAAGAGCTGATTTGCTGCTGCATGTAGTGGATATCACAATTGGTAGAATTGATAATATGATTGACTCGGTAGAAAATGTACTTCTGGAATTAGGAGCGGATCAAAAAAATATCTTAATAATTTTTAATAAAATTGATCTGGTGCAGGGCAATTCATTTGCATTTTTAAAGAAACAATTGAAAGGTCTGTATCCTGATTCAATTTTCTTATCAACCTTTACTAGAGAAGGATTTGATGATCTTCTTTCTCAAATAAAATACTTCATTTCTGAGCAACAACAAACACGAAGGCTGATTATTCCAGAGAAACTGGATTCTTTACTTAATTTCGTGAGAGATAATAGCACCATTCATGAAGAATACTATGATGAAAAAAATAAACAGCATAAACTTGACGTAAAAATCAATGATACAATTTATAAAGACATCGTTTTACAGCTTGAACGTTATCAGATGCTGGAATATATTAATAGTTAAAAAAAAATAAAAAGAAAAAGGAGGATATCATGATCAAGAATCTTGAATCCATGCTATCTGCAAACATTCTGGGTATGAAAAGGTCTGCTATCAGAGAACTTCTTAAACTTACTCAGCGATCAGAGGTGATTTCTTTTGCTGGTGGATTACCTTCTCCAGACACTTTTCCCATCGAGCAATTGAAAGAAATCACTTTGGAAGTTCTGAATGAAGATGGCGCAAGTGCTCTGCAATATGGTGCTACTGAAGGTGATCCTGCTTTAAGGGCAGAATTAGTAAAACTCTATAAGAAACAGAATTTTGACATTGATATCAGTAATCTTGTGATTACTACAGCCAGTCAGCAGGGACTTGATCTATTAGCAAAGGTTTTTATCGATCGTGGTGATATAGTCATTTGCGGATTACCATCATATCTCGGTGGATTGAGTGCCTTTAGCTCTTATGGTGCAGAAATGATAGGAATTAAATTTGATGAGCACGGTATGCGTTCAGATATCTTACGAAAAGTTGTGGAAGATCTTGCTGCTGAGAATAAGAAACCAAAATTTGTTTATATCATCCCTGATTTTCAAAATCCAGCGGGTGTAACCATGCCAGATTTTAGAAGAAAAGAGATCATCGAGATTGCTCATGAATTTGACCTTCTTATAGTTGAAGACAGCCCCTATAAAGAACTTCGATTTGAGGGAGAACATCAGACTTCACTCTATGTTCTTGATGGTATTGGTCAGGTAATAACGATGGGTACATTCTCAAAAATATTTGTTCCGGGATTTCGTATTGGCTGGATAATTGCTCACAAAGACATTGTGGATAAATTTGTTGTTGGCAAGCAGGCAACAGATTTATGTACTTCACCATTTGTCCAAAAGATTTCTGCCAGATATTTATCAAAAGGCTACTTTGAGAAGAATCTAATAAAGACTACAGCAATGTATAAAGACAAAAAAGCCCTTATGATGAGGTGTTTTGATGAGGAAATGCCAGAAGGAGTTACCTGGACTAAACCTGAAGGTGGATTATTCCTTTTTATGTATCTCCCAGAAGGTATGGACGCTGGAAAGCTATTTCAACGGGCTATAAAAAATAACGTAGCATTTGTTACTGGAGATGTATTCCATTGCGATGATTCTGGAAAAAATACTTTAAGAATAAATTTCTCCTACTCTTCTAAGGAACAGATTTGTGAAGGCGTAAAACGTCTGGCAAAAGCTATCCGGGAAGAAATGGAAGAGATGTAAATATATAAGGAAGGGAGCAGGTTATCCTGCTCCCCACTTAAAGAATTATGAATTGGATTAAAGCTGTATTTAATGGAATAATTGCCTGGTTAGCGCCTTTCATTTTCAATGAATTTATCTTTCCTGAATTGACTCTTGGTTTTAAATTTATCTTATATTTTTTGGCAGCTT
The Candidatus Stygibacter australis genome window above contains:
- a CDS encoding PLP-dependent aminotransferase family protein, with the translated sequence MIKNLESMLSANILGMKRSAIRELLKLTQRSEVISFAGGLPSPDTFPIEQLKEITLEVLNEDGASALQYGATEGDPALRAELVKLYKKQNFDIDISNLVITTASQQGLDLLAKVFIDRGDIVICGLPSYLGGLSAFSSYGAEMIGIKFDEHGMRSDILRKVVEDLAAENKKPKFVYIIPDFQNPAGVTMPDFRRKEIIEIAHEFDLLIVEDSPYKELRFEGEHQTSLYVLDGIGQVITMGTFSKIFVPGFRIGWIIAHKDIVDKFVVGKQATDLCTSPFVQKISARYLSKGYFEKNLIKTTAMYKDKKALMMRCFDEEMPEGVTWTKPEGGLFLFMYLPEGMDAGKLFQRAIKNNVAFVTGDVFHCDDSGKNTLRINFSYSSKEQICEGVKRLAKAIREEMEEM